A stretch of the bacterium genome encodes the following:
- the aroC gene encoding chorismate synthase, with protein sequence MIRFLTAGESHGRNLTAVIEGLPAGLKIDVDFINGELSRRQAGYGRGPRMRIEKDKVDITAGVRFGRTLGNPVVLVVPNLDWQNWEEIMSVSMDHPVAYKKITRPRPGHADFAGAIKYHHDDIRNVLERSSARETTMRVAAGAVCKLFLREFGIEIKSDVVEIGGIKSQALNSEKKIKSKIDKAVKEGNSLGGIFEIQVLNAPVGLGSYVHWDRRLDGKLAQALMSIPAIKGVEIGLGFEAGRRLGSDVHDEIFYRGRAGRGEYYRKTNNAGGLEGGMTNGEPIIIRASMKPIPTLKTPLSSVDMSTKKMVEAGYERSDVCAVYAASVIGEAMIAMIIADTFLEKFGGDSMDEIKAGFSYYKNYVKRS encoded by the coding sequence ATGATTAGATTTTTAACTGCGGGTGAATCACACGGCAGGAATTTGACCGCTGTAATAGAGGGATTGCCGGCTGGTTTAAAAATAGACGTTGATTTTATTAACGGAGAATTGTCCCGGCGGCAGGCAGGCTACGGCCGCGGTCCGCGGATGAGAATAGAAAAAGACAAAGTTGACATAACCGCCGGTGTCCGTTTTGGAAGAACATTGGGAAATCCCGTTGTCCTTGTCGTCCCTAATCTGGACTGGCAGAACTGGGAAGAGATTATGTCTGTGTCAATGGACCATCCCGTGGCTTATAAAAAAATCACAAGACCCCGCCCGGGGCATGCTGATTTCGCAGGGGCCATTAAATACCATCATGATGATATCCGTAATGTTCTTGAACGTTCAAGCGCAAGAGAAACAACGATGCGGGTGGCGGCCGGCGCGGTTTGTAAACTTTTTCTTAGAGAATTCGGCATTGAAATAAAATCGGATGTGGTAGAAATCGGCGGAATAAAATCTCAAGCCTTGAATTCTGAGAAAAAAATAAAATCAAAAATTGACAAAGCTGTAAAAGAAGGCAATAGTTTGGGCGGGATTTTTGAAATCCAGGTCCTTAACGCACCGGTCGGTTTAGGAAGTTATGTCCACTGGGACAGGAGATTGGACGGGAAATTGGCCCAGGCACTAATGAGCATTCCCGCTATAAAAGGGGTGGAGATAGGTTTGGGATTTGAAGCCGGCAGGAGGCTTGGTTCAGATGTGCATGATGAGATTTTTTACAGGGGCAGGGCGGGCAGGGGTGAATATTACAGAAAAACAAATAACGCGGGAGGGTTGGAAGGCGGAATGACTAATGGTGAACCAATAATTATCAGGGCCTCAATGAAACCGATACCCACGTTAAAAACACCGCTTTCTTCAGTTGACATGTCCACGAAAAAAATGGTGGAAGCAGGCTATGAAAGGTCCGATGTGTGCGCGGTATATGCGGCATCGGTCATAGGAGAGGCAATGATTGCCATGATTATAGCTGACACCTTTCTGGAAAAATTTGGAGGGGATTCGATGGATGAAATAAAAGCAGGTTTTTCTTATTATAAGAATTATGTGAAAAGGTCGTGA
- the pilQ gene encoding type IV pilus secretin PilQ — protein sequence MKKNIFLYFLLFFLLIYFGNNRAEEKDIQVNSIDIATFSNSCKVDIKLDRGADYKLLELKDKKFLIFDILDSVSNLKNANQYINNPFIKIIRSSQYQAAPVKIVRLVFELQAMFPYKIEKNDTGFAIILEKGESDILSDNVPQDKEEPLAQKTNDESGTEDQGLISMDFRDVDINNVLRMFSYKSGLNIVAGSEVQGKVTLRLSKVPWEQALKTILEINGFTYEKTGNIIRVASVAKIKADQKARVEEELAKLKAEEAAKPMIPLNTKTIFVSYASVEEMKNTLQKLLSERGNIMTDKRTNSMVISDIQENIKKIEDMVAVLDKRTPQVIIESKLIQIKSDDTKRLGINWGVPDGSSGGIKTVNPGGRASIDVGMLPALSGTSNITVGTVIDNFSLNAALHAMLDRGTTELLASPKVCTLDNENAVITIGKKVPIRLLDEDGRPVTRLIPVGIKLEVKPHITADNHISMQIKPEVSFIEPQPVSKGEIEINTTEAQTMVMVKDSQTAVIGGLIRKDISQTENKVPFLSNIPFVGFFFKNKADSNSNNELLIFVTPHIITDEEMKQDAFLGLKRMESIDLEKSPEELEKEKMEKESKTRGKRK from the coding sequence GTGAAAAAAAATATATTTCTTTATTTTTTACTGTTTTTTCTTTTGATTTATTTTGGAAATAACCGGGCTGAAGAGAAGGATATCCAGGTCAATAGCATAGATATCGCAACCTTCAGCAATTCCTGCAAGGTTGATATAAAATTGGACAGGGGAGCTGATTATAAATTATTGGAATTGAAAGATAAAAAATTTCTTATATTTGATATTTTAGATTCTGTTTCTAATTTAAAAAATGCCAACCAGTATATCAATAATCCTTTTATCAAAATTATCAGATCAAGCCAATACCAGGCAGCTCCCGTAAAAATAGTCAGGCTGGTTTTTGAATTGCAGGCGATGTTTCCTTATAAAATTGAAAAAAATGATACAGGTTTTGCCATTATTCTGGAAAAAGGCGAATCTGATATTTTATCGGATAATGTCCCGCAGGACAAAGAAGAACCCCTGGCGCAAAAAACAAATGATGAATCGGGAACAGAAGACCAGGGCCTGATATCGATGGACTTTCGTGATGTCGATATTAATAATGTTTTGAGAATGTTTTCATATAAAAGCGGGCTTAATATTGTTGCGGGCAGCGAAGTGCAGGGAAAGGTCACGCTGCGTCTCTCAAAGGTCCCATGGGAACAGGCTTTAAAAACGATTCTTGAAATAAACGGTTTTACATATGAAAAGACGGGGAATATTATACGGGTGGCATCAGTTGCCAAAATAAAGGCCGACCAGAAAGCGCGTGTTGAAGAAGAACTTGCCAAACTCAAGGCTGAAGAGGCCGCAAAACCAATGATACCTTTAAACACTAAAACCATCTTTGTCAGTTACGCGTCTGTTGAAGAGATGAAAAATACACTTCAAAAACTTCTTAGTGAACGCGGGAACATAATGACGGATAAAAGAACAAATTCAATGGTTATCAGCGATATACAGGAAAATATCAAGAAGATTGAAGATATGGTTGCGGTCCTTGATAAAAGGACCCCGCAGGTTATTATCGAAAGCAAACTGATTCAAATAAAGAGCGATGATACAAAGAGGCTTGGAATAAATTGGGGTGTTCCTGACGGCTCAAGCGGTGGAATAAAAACCGTTAATCCGGGCGGCAGGGCCAGTATTGATGTCGGAATGCTTCCCGCGTTGTCCGGGACAAGCAATATTACAGTTGGAACGGTAATTGATAATTTTTCACTTAACGCCGCGCTTCACGCCATGCTTGACCGGGGGACAACAGAATTACTGGCAAGTCCTAAGGTTTGTACATTGGATAATGAAAACGCTGTTATTACTATCGGTAAAAAAGTGCCTATCAGACTGCTTGATGAAGACGGCCGCCCGGTGACAAGACTGATCCCTGTAGGAATAAAATTAGAAGTGAAACCGCATATTACAGCGGATAATCATATCTCGATGCAGATAAAACCGGAGGTAAGTTTTATTGAACCTCAGCCTGTGTCAAAGGGCGAAATTGAAATAAATACTACTGAAGCGCAGACCATGGTGATGGTTAAAGATTCACAAACAGCCGTTATTGGCGGGTTGATAAGAAAAGATATTTCACAAACGGAAAACAAAGTCCCGTTTTTGAGCAATATACCGTTTGTAGGGTTTTTCTTTAAAAATAAGGCCGATTCGAACAGCAACAATGAACTTCTTATTTTTGTCACGCCTCATATAATTACGGACGAAGAGATGAAACAAGACGCTTTTCTTGGATTAAAAAGAATGGAATCCATCGATTTAGAAAAAAGCCCGGAAGAATTGGAAAAAGAAAAAATGGAAAAGGAAAGCAAAACAAGAGGCAAAAGAAAATAA
- a CDS encoding prepilin-type N-terminal cleavage/methylation domain-containing protein — translation MEKERGYTLVELVFVIFIIGILASIAVPNFMTAKDKTRIAAAKDNLNTILKGINMYYIEYGHYPDQSDLDNASSINVLQEELVEPNNYLRQFYDTKIQEFKVPSITAGDNSPFEILVRTKAGANKEGKVCWLYYSEEKDMIEVWVAP, via the coding sequence ATGGAAAAAGAGAGAGGCTATACGTTGGTTGAGCTCGTATTTGTTATATTTATTATCGGGATATTGGCGTCCATAGCTGTCCCGAATTTTATGACTGCCAAAGACAAGACCAGGATAGCGGCCGCTAAAGATAATTTGAATACAATTCTTAAAGGTATAAATATGTATTATATAGAATATGGGCATTACCCGGACCAGTCGGATTTGGATAATGCAAGTTCGATAAATGTTCTTCAGGAGGAATTAGTTGAACCGAATAATTACCTGAGGCAATTTTATGATACCAAGATCCAGGAATTTAAAGTACCTTCTATTACTGCCGGCGATAATTCGCCTTTTGAAATTTTGGTCCGCACCAAAGCCGGAGCAAATAAGGAAGGTAAAGTTTGCTGGCTGTATTATTCAGAAGAAAAAGATATGATAGAGGTCTGGGTGGCACCGTAA
- the pilO gene encoding type 4a pilus biogenesis protein PilO: MAKIGKKQRYGLYTLAILILIGGYVYLLYLPKEKEFDKLIEDRSNKEIQLRKASIQAKNQERLKNEIKDLEEKLTSVKMQLPKEKEIPDLLKSIDAKGRESNIDFLFFKPQSIITKEFYGEVPITLNVKGGFHNVGLFLNKLAGLPRLINVSSIKISNINEKDEHITIKAEMIAKSYIYLENVSAVVK; this comes from the coding sequence ATGGCTAAAATCGGCAAAAAACAAAGATATGGCTTGTATACACTGGCAATTTTAATTTTAATCGGGGGATATGTTTATTTGTTGTATTTGCCGAAAGAAAAAGAATTTGATAAGTTAATAGAAGACAGGAGCAATAAGGAAATTCAATTGAGAAAAGCGTCTATCCAGGCAAAAAACCAGGAACGGCTGAAAAACGAAATAAAAGATCTCGAAGAGAAACTAACCAGTGTTAAAATGCAGCTTCCCAAGGAAAAGGAAATACCCGATTTGCTGAAAAGTATTGATGCCAAAGGGAGGGAATCAAACATAGACTTTCTATTTTTTAAACCCCAGTCGATTATAACAAAAGAATTTTACGGGGAAGTCCCGATTACGTTAAATGTTAAAGGCGGGTTCCATAATGTAGGGCTTTTTTTGAATAAACTGGCGGGTTTGCCAAGGTTAATAAATGTATCAAGTATAAAAATATCCAATATAAATGAAAAAGATGAGCATATTACGATAAAGGCTGAAATGATAGCTAAAAGTTATATTTACCTGGAGAATGTTTCTGCTGTTGTAAAATAG
- a CDS encoding PilN domain-containing protein, with the protein MIKINLLPPEKKLFGPFQQEITLLICVVALIAVLGGLVSAYESRKIGEIKNSIGVLEKELEKLSEVARNVDKLEKDKSLLLQRMNVIKKIVVDRNIWPRFFDDLTRKLPNGVWLTNFTQNDGRTITINGFSFTNLLLAKFMLALETSAFIQRVELDYAQKVVQSEEDTVKFQIILILKQEM; encoded by the coding sequence ATGATAAAAATTAATTTATTGCCGCCGGAAAAAAAATTGTTCGGGCCGTTTCAACAGGAAATAACATTGTTAATTTGTGTTGTTGCTTTAATTGCGGTCCTTGGAGGACTGGTTTCCGCGTATGAAAGCCGTAAAATAGGAGAAATAAAAAATTCAATCGGTGTTTTGGAAAAAGAACTGGAAAAATTAAGTGAAGTTGCAAGAAATGTCGACAAACTGGAGAAAGACAAATCCTTGTTGCTCCAGCGGATGAATGTTATAAAGAAGATAGTGGTTGACCGTAATATATGGCCCAGGTTTTTTGATGATTTGACAAGAAAATTGCCCAATGGAGTCTGGCTTACGAATTTTACGCAGAATGACGGGAGGACCATTACTATCAACGGTTTTTCTTTTACAAATCTTTTACTCGCGAAATTTATGCTGGCACTGGAAACATCAGCTTTTATTCAAAGAGTGGAGCTGGATTACGCGCAGAAGGTTGTTCAAAGCGAGGAAGATACTGTTAAATTTCAGATAATATTGATCTTAAAGCAGGAAATGTAA
- the pilM gene encoding type IV pilus assembly protein PilM, whose product MFSKKNITIGLDIGTDAVKMVELQKKKNEIELISFGSAPFPPEAISDGVIVDANSIVEAIRKVITESNIKIKEVRVGLSGRSVIVKKIKMPLMTEEELRDSIHWEAEQHIPFSIDEVVLDFQIIPDEKNEKLKQMGVLLVAAKKDKIKSYMDILSQLSLKPVLVDLDSFAIANSYETSSGVKDDDVLCLLNIGGELTNLNIMKKTSPYFVREISVGGNHFTRAIQKEFNVDFNKAEEMKINLMKIDSQILGRKTADVAEGIQFIRGAGELEGAKTDSQKIEPKEEIAAVASDEERIKKVVNNVMEQLVNEVRRSFDYFHGMGEEKEIKKIILSGGTARMKGLIDYFSDIFKVSVEVANPLANIKIDETKFDMAKLRELSPVLGVSIGLALR is encoded by the coding sequence ATGTTCAGCAAAAAAAATATTACTATCGGTTTAGATATCGGGACCGATGCGGTCAAAATGGTTGAACTTCAAAAAAAGAAAAATGAAATTGAGTTAATCAGCTTCGGTTCAGCGCCTTTCCCCCCGGAAGCCATATCAGACGGTGTAATTGTTGATGCCAATTCTATTGTAGAAGCTATCAGGAAGGTCATTACCGAAAGTAATATCAAAATAAAAGAGGTAAGAGTAGGCCTTTCAGGCCGTTCAGTCATTGTAAAAAAGATAAAGATGCCTTTAATGACTGAGGAAGAACTGCGGGATTCAATCCACTGGGAAGCAGAACAGCATATACCTTTTTCAATAGACGAGGTTGTCCTGGATTTCCAGATTATTCCTGACGAAAAAAATGAGAAACTGAAACAAATGGGTGTGCTGCTGGTTGCGGCAAAGAAGGACAAAATTAAAAGCTATATGGATATTTTGTCCCAGTTAAGCTTAAAGCCGGTGCTGGTTGACCTGGATTCGTTCGCAATCGCTAATTCCTACGAGACAAGTTCGGGAGTAAAGGACGATGATGTGTTATGTCTCTTGAATATCGGCGGGGAACTGACTAACCTGAATATTATGAAAAAAACAAGCCCTTATTTCGTGCGCGAGATTTCAGTGGGCGGCAATCATTTTACAAGGGCGATACAAAAAGAGTTTAATGTTGATTTTAATAAAGCGGAAGAGATGAAAATCAACCTGATGAAGATTGATTCGCAGATATTAGGGAGAAAAACGGCTGATGTCGCGGAAGGGATACAATTTATACGTGGTGCGGGAGAATTGGAAGGGGCTAAAACAGACTCGCAAAAAATAGAGCCAAAAGAAGAAATTGCCGCGGTAGCGAGTGATGAAGAGAGGATTAAAAAGGTCGTCAATAATGTGATGGAGCAATTGGTTAATGAGGTCAGGAGATCCTTTGATTATTTCCACGGGATGGGAGAAGAGAAGGAAATTAAAAAAATAATTTTAAGCGGCGGGACAGCACGGATGAAAGGATTAATTGATTATTTTTCTGATATTTTTAAAGTGTCTGTTGAAGTTGCAAACCCGCTGGCCAATATAAAGATTGATGAAACTAAATTCGACATGGCAAAATTAAGAGAATTATCGCCTGTTTTAGGAGTAAGCATTGGATTGGCGCTGAGGTGA